Proteins encoded within one genomic window of Nonomuraea gerenzanensis:
- a CDS encoding type Z 30S ribosomal protein S14, whose product MAKKSLIAKAGRKQKFEVRAYTRCSRCGRPRAVYRKFGLCRVCFREMAHRGELPGITKSSW is encoded by the coding sequence ATGGCGAAGAAGTCGCTGATCGCCAAGGCGGGGCGCAAGCAGAAGTTCGAGGTCCGGGCCTACACGCGTTGCTCGCGTTGCGGTCGCCCGCGCGCGGTCTACAGGAAGTTCGGCCTGTGCCGCGTGTGCTTCCGCGAGATGGCGCACCGGGGCGAGCTGCCCGGCATCACCAAGTCGAGCTGGTAG
- the rplE gene encoding 50S ribosomal protein L5, whose protein sequence is MTATTTENETATERPTPRLKTKYREEIAAQLREQFGIENVMQIPALTKIKVNMGVGEAARDSKLIEGAVRDLTAITGQKPAVVRARKSIAQFKLREGMPIGAHVTLRGDRMWEFLDRLLALALPRIRDFRGLSPKQFDGNGNYTFGLTEQVMFHEVDQDKVDRARGMDITIVTTAKNDDQGRALLKLLGFPFKEA, encoded by the coding sequence ATGACTGCCACGACCACTGAGAACGAGACCGCGACCGAGCGCCCGACGCCGCGACTCAAGACGAAGTACCGCGAGGAGATCGCGGCCCAGCTTCGCGAGCAGTTCGGCATCGAGAACGTCATGCAGATCCCGGCCCTGACCAAGATCAAGGTCAACATGGGTGTCGGCGAGGCGGCTCGCGACTCGAAGCTCATCGAGGGCGCTGTCCGCGACCTCACCGCGATCACCGGTCAGAAGCCGGCCGTCGTCCGGGCGCGCAAGTCCATCGCGCAGTTCAAGCTGCGCGAGGGCATGCCGATCGGCGCGCACGTCACGCTGCGCGGCGACCGCATGTGGGAGTTCCTCGACCGGCTGCTGGCGCTGGCCCTGCCCCGAATCAGGGACTTCCGCGGTCTGTCGCCCAAGCAGTTCGACGGCAACGGGAACTACACCTTCGGTCTGACCGAGCAGGTCATGTTCCACGAGGTCGACCAGGACAAGGTCGACCGGGCGCGGGGCATGGACATCACGATCGTGACCACCGCGAAGAACGACGACCAGGGCCGGGCGCTGCTGAAGCTCCTCGGCTTCCCGTTCAAGGAGGCCTGA
- the rplX gene encoding 50S ribosomal protein L24, producing MPKSLHVKKGDLVQVIAGKDKGAKGRVIATLPREDRVVVEGINMIKKHAKETHQGPRGAKTGGVQTMEGPIHVSNVKKLKDDKPAEKKADEKKADETGEDS from the coding sequence ATGCCGAAGTCGCTGCACGTGAAGAAGGGTGACCTGGTCCAGGTCATCGCCGGCAAGGACAAGGGTGCCAAGGGCCGTGTGATCGCCACGCTGCCGCGCGAGGACCGCGTGGTGGTCGAGGGCATCAACATGATCAAGAAGCACGCCAAGGAGACCCACCAGGGCCCGCGCGGTGCCAAGACCGGCGGCGTGCAGACCATGGAGGGCCCGATTCACGTCTCGAACGTGAAGAAGCTCAAGGACGACAAGCCCGCCGAGAAGAAGGCCGACGAGAAGAAGGCCGACGAGACGGGTGAGGACAGCTGA
- the rplC gene encoding 50S ribosomal protein L3, with translation MAKTIKGVLGKKLGMTQVFDADNRLVPVTVVEAGPCVVTRVRTADKDGYSAIQLGFGQVDPRKVNKPLGDYLRKHDITPRRYFAEIRTDDASDYTLGQELLADTFEAGQFVDVTGKSKGKGFAGVMKRHGFGGLGASHGTQRKHRSPGSIGGCATPGRVFKGLRMAGRMGNVRTTVQSLKVHAVDAEKGLILIKGAIPGANGSLVLVRTAAKKGAAK, from the coding sequence ATGGCTAAGACGATCAAGGGCGTCCTGGGCAAGAAGCTCGGCATGACCCAGGTCTTCGACGCGGACAACCGGCTCGTTCCGGTCACCGTGGTCGAGGCCGGTCCGTGCGTGGTGACCCGCGTCCGCACTGCTGACAAGGACGGCTACTCCGCCATCCAGCTCGGCTTCGGGCAGGTCGACCCCCGGAAGGTCAACAAGCCGCTCGGCGACTACCTGCGTAAGCACGACATCACCCCGCGCCGTTACTTCGCGGAGATCCGCACCGACGACGCGAGCGACTACACCCTGGGCCAGGAGCTGCTGGCCGACACCTTCGAGGCCGGCCAGTTCGTCGACGTGACGGGCAAGAGCAAGGGCAAGGGCTTCGCCGGTGTCATGAAGCGGCACGGCTTCGGTGGTCTGGGCGCGTCGCACGGTACGCAGCGCAAGCACCGTTCGCCGGGTTCCATCGGTGGCTGCGCCACCCCGGGCCGCGTTTTCAAGGGTCTGCGCATGGCTGGCCGGATGGGTAACGTCCGCACCACTGTGCAGAGCCTCAAGGTTCACGCCGTGGACGCCGAGAAGGGCCTCATCCTGATCAAGGGTGCGATCCCCGGCGCCAACGGCAGCCTGGTCCTCGTCCGTACCGCTGCCAAGAAGGGGGCTGCCAAGTGA
- the rpmC gene encoding 50S ribosomal protein L29: MAKGLTAGELRVEDQDTLVQKLKEAKEELFNLRFQAATGQLESHGRLRAVRREIARIYTVMRERELGIVTVEKETSDG; the protein is encoded by the coding sequence ATGGCTAAGGGCCTGACCGCCGGCGAGCTGCGAGTGGAGGACCAGGACACCCTGGTGCAGAAGCTCAAGGAGGCCAAGGAGGAGCTGTTCAACCTCCGCTTCCAGGCGGCGACCGGTCAGTTGGAGAGCCACGGGCGGCTGCGCGCCGTCCGCCGCGAGATCGCCCGTATCTACACCGTGATGCGCGAGCGCGAGCTGGGCATCGTCACGGTCGAGAAGGAGACGAGCGATGGCTGA
- the rpsQ gene encoding 30S ribosomal protein S17 has protein sequence MAETTETTETAENGESRNFRKVREGLVVSDKMDKTVVVAVEDRVKHRLYGKVIRRTTKYKAHDEANACGVGDRVLLMETRPLSATKRWRVVEILEKAK, from the coding sequence ATGGCTGAGACCACCGAGACCACCGAGACCGCCGAGAACGGCGAGTCCCGGAACTTCCGCAAGGTCCGCGAGGGCCTCGTCGTCAGCGACAAGATGGACAAGACCGTCGTCGTCGCCGTCGAGGACCGCGTGAAGCACCGGCTGTACGGCAAGGTCATCCGCCGTACGACCAAGTACAAGGCGCACGACGAGGCCAACGCCTGCGGCGTCGGCGACCGCGTGCTGCTGATGGAGACCCGTCCGCTCTCCGCCACCAAGCGGTGGAGGGTCGTGGAGATCCTCGAGAAGGCCAAGTAA
- the rpsS gene encoding 30S ribosomal protein S19 produces the protein MPRSLKKGPFVDDHLQKKVDAQNEKGTKNVIKTWSRRSMIVPDMLGHTIAVHDGRKHVPVFVTESMIGHKLGEFAPTRTFRSHVKEDRRSRR, from the coding sequence ATGCCACGTAGCCTTAAGAAGGGCCCCTTCGTGGACGACCACCTGCAGAAGAAGGTGGACGCCCAGAACGAGAAGGGCACCAAGAACGTCATCAAGACGTGGTCGCGTCGCTCCATGATCGTTCCCGACATGCTCGGGCACACGATCGCTGTGCACGACGGCCGCAAGCACGTCCCGGTGTTCGTCACCGAGTCGATGATCGGTCACAAGCTCGGAGAGTTCGCCCCGACGCGTACGTTCCGCAGCCACGTCAAGGAAGACCGCCGCAGCCGGCGGTAA
- the rplW gene encoding 50S ribosomal protein L23 — protein MEKIADPRDIIIKPVVSEKSYGLIDENNKYTFLVKKTANKTQVKIAVEQIFGVKVTSVNTINRQGKRKRTRTGYGKRPDTKRAIVSLVEGDRIDIFGQIG, from the coding sequence ATGGAGAAGATCGCCGACCCGCGCGACATCATCATCAAGCCGGTCGTCTCTGAGAAGAGCTACGGCCTGATCGACGAGAACAACAAGTACACGTTCCTGGTGAAGAAGACCGCGAACAAGACCCAGGTCAAGATCGCCGTTGAGCAGATCTTCGGGGTCAAGGTCACCAGCGTGAACACGATCAACCGGCAGGGCAAGCGCAAGCGCACCCGTACCGGTTACGGCAAGCGTCCCGACACCAAGCGCGCGATCGTGAGCCTGGTCGAGGGCGATCGGATCGACATCTTCGGTCAGATCGGCTAG
- the rplD gene encoding 50S ribosomal protein L4, translating to MSTTIDVLDASGAKAGTVDLPEDIFGAKVNVPLIHQVVVAQLAARRQGTHKAKTRGEVSGGGKKPYRQKGTGRARQGSTRAPQFTGGGTVHGPVPRDYSQRTPKKMKAAALRGALSDRASGNRVHVVSSLVSGETPKTKAALEALRKVTQSARVLVVVDSDDELTWLSLRNAPEVHLLDAGQLNTYDVLVHDDVVFTQEAYDQVVARLSGGKEDA from the coding sequence GTGAGCACCACTATTGACGTCCTCGACGCCAGCGGCGCGAAGGCCGGCACGGTTGACCTGCCCGAAGACATCTTCGGCGCCAAGGTCAACGTTCCGCTGATCCACCAGGTGGTCGTGGCCCAGCTCGCCGCTCGCCGGCAGGGCACCCACAAGGCCAAGACCCGTGGTGAGGTCTCCGGCGGTGGCAAGAAGCCGTACCGCCAGAAGGGCACCGGCCGCGCCCGCCAGGGTTCGACCCGTGCGCCGCAGTTCACCGGCGGTGGCACCGTCCACGGCCCCGTGCCGCGCGACTACTCGCAGCGCACGCCCAAGAAGATGAAGGCCGCCGCCCTGCGTGGCGCCCTGTCGGACCGGGCGAGCGGCAACCGCGTGCACGTGGTGAGCTCGCTGGTCTCGGGCGAGACGCCCAAGACCAAGGCCGCGCTCGAGGCCCTGCGCAAGGTCACCCAGTCCGCCCGCGTCCTGGTCGTGGTCGACAGCGACGACGAGCTGACCTGGCTGAGCCTGCGCAACGCTCCCGAGGTCCACCTGCTGGACGCCGGGCAGCTCAACACCTACGACGTGCTCGTGCACGACGACGTGGTCTTCACCCAGGAGGCGTACGACCAGGTCGTGGCGCGGCTGAGTGGCGGGAAGGAAGACGCCTGA
- the rpsJ gene encoding 30S ribosomal protein S10, translating to MAGQKIRIRLKAYDHEVIDSSAKKIVETVTRTGAKVAGPVPLPTEKNVYCVIRSPHKYKDSREHFEMRTHKRLIDIIDPTPKTVDSLMRLDLPAGVDISIKL from the coding sequence ATGGCGGGACAGAAGATCCGCATTCGGCTCAAGGCCTATGACCACGAGGTCATCGACAGCTCGGCCAAGAAGATCGTCGAGACGGTGACGCGGACTGGCGCGAAGGTCGCGGGCCCGGTGCCGCTGCCGACCGAGAAGAACGTGTACTGCGTCATCCGCTCGCCGCACAAGTACAAGGACAGCCGCGAGCACTTCGAGATGCGCACGCACAAGCGGCTGATTGACATCATCGACCCGACCCCCAAGACGGTTGACTCGCTCATGCGGCTCGACCTCCCCGCGGGTGTCGACATTTCGATCAAGCTCTGA
- the rplN gene encoding 50S ribosomal protein L14 — MIQQESRLKVADNTGAKEILCIRVLGGSGRRYAGIGDVIVATVKDALPGSTGVKKGDVVKAVVVRTVKERRRPDGSYIRFDENAAVIIKDSGDPRGTRIFGPVGRELRDKKFMRIISLAPEVL, encoded by the coding sequence GTGATCCAGCAGGAGTCGCGGCTCAAGGTCGCCGACAACACGGGCGCGAAGGAGATCCTTTGCATCCGTGTTCTCGGTGGCTCGGGCCGACGCTACGCCGGTATCGGCGACGTCATCGTCGCCACTGTCAAGGACGCGCTGCCGGGCAGCACGGGCGTCAAGAAGGGTGACGTGGTCAAGGCCGTCGTCGTCCGTACGGTCAAGGAGCGCCGCCGGCCCGACGGCTCCTACATCCGCTTCGACGAGAACGCCGCCGTCATCATCAAGGACAGCGGTGACCCTCGTGGCACTCGTATCTTCGGCCCGGTCGGCCGCGAGCTGCGCGACAAGAAGTTCATGCGCATCATCTCGCTCGCCCCGGAGGTGTTGTAA
- the rpsC gene encoding 30S ribosomal protein S3, translating into MGQKVNPHGFRLGITTDFKSRWYADKLYKSYVAEDVAIRRMLQKGMERAGISKVEIERTTDRVQVDIHTARPGIVIGRRGAEADRIRGDLEKLTKKQVQLNILEVKNPEIDAQLVAQGVAEQLSSRVSFRRAMRKAMQSAMKSGAKGIRVQCSGRLGGAEMSRSEFYREGRVPLHTLRADIDYGFYEARTTFGRIGVKVWIYKGEAPTSRAEREAAAAGARAGQRRERDDRRGGGGDRPRRGGGDRPRRGGGRGDRAPRNEAAAQAAPETGPAAQPGAEGS; encoded by the coding sequence GTGGGCCAGAAGGTTAACCCGCACGGGTTCCGCCTCGGCATCACGACCGACTTCAAGAGCCGGTGGTACGCCGACAAGCTGTACAAGTCGTACGTCGCCGAGGACGTGGCGATCCGCCGCATGCTGCAGAAGGGCATGGAGCGGGCCGGCATCTCCAAGGTCGAGATCGAGCGCACGACGGACCGCGTGCAGGTGGACATCCACACCGCGCGTCCCGGCATCGTGATCGGCCGTCGCGGCGCCGAGGCCGACCGCATCCGCGGCGACCTGGAGAAGCTGACCAAGAAGCAGGTCCAGCTCAACATCCTCGAGGTCAAGAACCCCGAGATCGACGCTCAGCTCGTCGCGCAGGGCGTGGCCGAGCAGCTGTCGAGCCGCGTCTCGTTCCGCCGCGCCATGCGCAAGGCGATGCAGTCGGCCATGAAGTCCGGCGCCAAGGGCATCCGTGTCCAGTGCTCCGGTCGTCTGGGCGGCGCCGAGATGTCGCGGTCGGAGTTCTACCGCGAGGGCCGGGTGCCGCTGCACACGCTGCGCGCGGACATCGACTACGGCTTCTACGAGGCCCGCACGACCTTCGGCCGCATCGGCGTGAAGGTCTGGATCTACAAGGGCGAGGCTCCGACGAGCCGCGCCGAGCGTGAGGCGGCTGCCGCCGGCGCTCGTGCCGGCCAGCGTCGCGAGCGCGACGACCGTCGTGGTGGCGGCGGCGACCGTCCGCGTCGTGGTGGCGGCGACCGCCCCCGTCGTGGCGGCGGCCGTGGCGACCGCGCCCCCCGCAACGAGGCGGCCGCGCAGGCCGCCCCCGAGACCGGCCCGGCTGCGCAGCCGGGTGCTGAAGGGAGCTGA
- the tuf gene encoding elongation factor Tu — translation MAKAKFERTKPHMNIGTIGHIDHGKTTLTAAITKVLHDRYPELNKATPFDKIDKAPEEKARGITISIAHVEYQTEKRHYAHVDCPGHADYVKNMITGAAQMDGAILVVAATDGPMPQTKEHVLLARQVGVPYIVVALNKSDMVDDEEILELVELEVRELLSAQEFPGDDLPVVRVSALKALEGDEKWADSIIELMNAVDENVPEPPRETEKPFLMPVEDVFSITGRGTVVTGRIERGIVKVNEQVDIIGIKPEKTTTTVTSIEMFNKMLDEGHAGDNAALLLRGIKRDDVERGQCIIKPGTTTPHTEFTGQVYILSKDEGGRHTPFFNNYRPQFYFRTTDVTGVVNLPEGTEMVMPGDNTEMRVELIQPIAMEEGLKFAIREGGRTVGAGRVTKIIK, via the coding sequence GTGGCTAAGGCCAAGTTCGAGCGGACCAAGCCGCACATGAACATCGGCACCATTGGGCACATCGACCACGGCAAGACCACGCTGACCGCGGCGATCACCAAGGTGCTCCACGACCGTTACCCCGAGCTGAACAAGGCGACCCCGTTCGACAAGATCGACAAGGCGCCCGAGGAGAAGGCTCGTGGTATCACGATCTCCATCGCGCACGTCGAGTACCAGACGGAGAAGCGTCACTACGCGCACGTTGACTGCCCGGGTCACGCCGACTACGTCAAGAACATGATCACCGGTGCCGCCCAGATGGACGGCGCCATCCTCGTGGTCGCCGCCACCGACGGCCCGATGCCGCAGACGAAGGAGCACGTCCTCCTGGCCCGCCAGGTCGGCGTTCCCTACATCGTCGTGGCTCTGAACAAGTCCGACATGGTGGACGACGAGGAGATCCTGGAGCTCGTCGAGCTCGAGGTCCGCGAGCTCCTGTCCGCTCAGGAGTTCCCCGGCGACGACCTGCCGGTCGTCCGCGTCTCCGCGCTCAAGGCTCTCGAGGGCGACGAGAAGTGGGCCGACAGCATCATCGAGCTGATGAACGCCGTCGACGAGAACGTCCCCGAGCCCCCGCGTGAGACGGAGAAGCCGTTCCTCATGCCGGTCGAGGACGTCTTCTCGATCACCGGTCGCGGCACCGTCGTCACCGGCCGTATCGAGCGCGGCATCGTCAAGGTCAACGAGCAGGTCGACATCATCGGCATCAAGCCGGAGAAGACCACGACCACCGTCACCAGCATCGAGATGTTCAACAAGATGCTCGACGAGGGTCACGCGGGCGACAACGCCGCCCTGCTGCTCCGCGGCATCAAGCGCGACGACGTCGAGCGCGGCCAGTGCATCATCAAGCCGGGCACGACGACCCCGCACACCGAGTTCACCGGCCAGGTCTACATCCTGTCCAAGGACGAGGGCGGCCGCCACACGCCGTTCTTCAACAACTACCGTCCTCAGTTCTACTTCCGTACGACTGACGTGACCGGCGTTGTGAACCTCCCCGAGGGCACCGAGATGGTCATGCCGGGCGACAACACCGAGATGCGCGTTGAGCTGATCCAGCCCATCGCCATGGAGGAAGGCCTCAAGTTCGCGATCCGTGAGGGTGGCCGCACCGTCGGCGCCGGTCGGGTCACGAAGATCATCAAGTAG
- the rplV gene encoding 50S ribosomal protein L22, whose product MEARAQARFVRVTPLKARRVVDLIRGLPASEAQAVLQFAPQSASEPIYKVLSSAMANAEHNFDLDPNTLFVSRAWVDEGPTLKRFRPRAQGRAYRINKRTSHITVIVESREPKGRTR is encoded by the coding sequence ATGGAAGCCAGGGCTCAGGCGCGGTTCGTCCGTGTCACGCCCCTCAAGGCCCGCCGCGTGGTGGACCTTATTCGCGGGCTGCCCGCTTCGGAGGCGCAGGCCGTGCTGCAGTTCGCTCCCCAGTCGGCGAGCGAGCCGATCTACAAGGTGCTCAGCTCCGCCATGGCGAACGCCGAGCACAACTTCGATCTCGACCCCAACACGCTCTTCGTGAGCCGTGCGTGGGTCGACGAGGGCCCGACGCTGAAGCGGTTCCGCCCGCGTGCACAGGGTCGCGCCTATCGGATCAACAAGCGGACGAGCCACATCACCGTGATCGTGGAGTCCCGCGAGCCGAAGGGAAGGACCCGATAG
- the rplB gene encoding 50S ribosomal protein L2: MGIRKYKPTTPGRRGSSVSDFSEITRSTPEKSLLAPLHSKGGRNVHGRVTARHQGGGHKRAYRIIDFRRHDKDGIPAKVAHIEYDPNRTANIALLHYADGEKRYIIAPTGLKQGDRIENGPAADIKPGNCLPLRNIPTGTFIHAVELRPGGGAKLGRSAGAQIQLLAKEGTYATLRMPSGEMRMVDVRCRATVGQVGNAEQANINWGKAGRMRWKGKRPTVRGVAMNPVDHPHGGGEGKTSGGRHPVNPKGKPEGRTRQANKASDRLIIRRRSKRKKR, translated from the coding sequence ATGGGCATCCGTAAATACAAGCCGACGACTCCGGGTCGCCGCGGATCGAGTGTCTCGGACTTCTCCGAGATCACCCGCAGCACCCCCGAGAAGTCGCTGCTTGCGCCCCTTCACAGCAAGGGCGGCCGCAACGTACACGGCCGGGTCACCGCTCGCCACCAGGGCGGCGGTCACAAGCGCGCCTACCGGATCATCGACTTCCGCAGGCACGACAAGGACGGCATCCCGGCCAAGGTCGCTCACATCGAGTACGACCCCAACCGCACCGCCAACATCGCCCTGCTCCACTACGCCGACGGCGAGAAGCGCTACATCATCGCGCCGACCGGCCTCAAGCAGGGCGACAGGATCGAGAACGGTCCCGCCGCCGACATCAAGCCGGGCAACTGCCTGCCGCTGCGCAACATCCCGACCGGTACCTTCATCCACGCGGTGGAGCTCCGTCCGGGCGGGGGCGCCAAGCTCGGCCGCTCCGCGGGCGCTCAGATCCAGCTGCTCGCCAAGGAGGGCACCTACGCCACGCTGCGTATGCCGTCCGGTGAGATGCGCATGGTGGACGTGCGGTGCCGCGCCACGGTGGGTCAGGTCGGCAACGCCGAGCAGGCCAACATCAACTGGGGCAAGGCCGGCCGTATGCGGTGGAAGGGCAAGCGCCCGACCGTCCGCGGTGTCGCGATGAACCCCGTCGACCACCCGCACGGTGGTGGTGAGGGTAAGACCTCCGGTGGTCGTCACCCGGTGAACCCCAAGGGCAAGCCCGAGGGCCGTACCCGTCAGGCGAACAAGGCCAGCGACAGGCTGATCATCCGCCGTCGGTCCAAGAGGAAGAAGCGGTAG
- the rplP gene encoding 50S ribosomal protein L16, producing the protein MLIPRRVKHRKQHRPDRSGAAKGGTRVVFGEFGIQAVEHSYVTNRQIESARIAMTRHIRRGGKVWINIYPDRPLTKKPAETRMGSGKGSPEWWIANVKPGRVMFELSGVAEPIAREALQRAIHKLPMKCKIVKREVGEA; encoded by the coding sequence ATGCTGATCCCGCGCAGGGTCAAGCACCGCAAGCAGCACCGGCCTGACCGCAGCGGAGCCGCCAAGGGCGGCACCAGGGTCGTGTTCGGCGAGTTCGGCATTCAGGCTGTTGAGCACTCCTACGTGACCAACCGCCAGATCGAGTCCGCTCGTATCGCCATGACCCGTCACATCCGCCGTGGCGGCAAGGTGTGGATCAACATCTACCCCGACCGTCCGCTCACGAAGAAGCCGGCCGAGACCCGCATGGGTTCCGGTAAGGGCTCGCCGGAGTGGTGGATCGCCAACGTCAAGCCCGGACGCGTGATGTTCGAGCTGTCCGGCGTGGCGGAGCCGATCGCTCGCGAGGCGCTTCAGCGTGCGATCCACAAGCTCCCGATGAAGTGCAAGATCGTTAAGCGTGAAGTGGGTGAGGCGTGA
- the fusA gene encoding elongation factor G, with translation MAHIDAGKTTTTERILFYTGINYKIGEVHEGAATMDWMEQEQERGITITSAATTCEWAGHTINIIDTPGHVDFTIEVERSLRVLDGAVAVFDGVAGVEPQSETVWRQADRYDVPRICFVNKMDRVGAEFHRCVDMMIGRLGATPAVIQLPWGVEADFKGVIDLIKMKGLIWSAEAAKGEMYDTVDIPADHAEAAREWRDKLVETVAENDDELMELFLEGTEPTEEQLVAAIRRATLSSAINPVLCGTAFKNKGVQPLLDAIVAYLPAPTDIPAFKGHAVGNEEKVIERHADPTEPFSALAFKIASDPHLGKITYIRIYSGTLEAGSQVINSVKGKKERIGKIYQMHANKREERPSAIAGQIVAVMGLKDTTTGDTLSDPSNQVVLESMTFPAPVINVAIEPKTKGDQEKLSTAIQRLAEEDPSFQVRRDEETGQTVIWGMGELHLEILVDRMRREFKVEANVGRPQVAYRETIRRKVEKIDYTHKKQTGGSGQFARVIINLEPLGEGNDGYEFENKVTGGRVPREYIPSVDAGAQEAAEFGVLAGYPMVGVKVTLTDGAAHDVDSSEMAFKIAGSMAFKEAARKADAVLLEPMMAVEVTTPEDYMGDVIGDLNGRRGQIQAMDDRAGAKVVQALVPLSEMFGYVGDLRSKTQGRASYSMQFDSYAEVPPGIAKEIVAKARGE, from the coding sequence ATGGCCCATATCGACGCGGGCAAGACCACCACGACCGAGCGCATCCTGTTCTACACCGGGATCAACTACAAGATCGGTGAAGTCCACGAGGGCGCTGCCACGATGGACTGGATGGAGCAGGAGCAGGAGCGCGGCATCACGATCACGTCGGCCGCGACCACCTGTGAGTGGGCCGGTCACACGATCAACATCATCGACACGCCGGGTCACGTCGACTTCACCATCGAGGTTGAGCGCTCGCTGCGCGTCCTCGACGGTGCCGTCGCCGTGTTCGACGGTGTGGCCGGTGTCGAGCCGCAGTCGGAGACGGTGTGGCGTCAGGCTGACCGCTACGACGTCCCCCGGATCTGCTTCGTCAACAAGATGGACCGTGTCGGCGCGGAGTTCCACCGCTGCGTCGACATGATGATCGGCCGCCTGGGCGCGACCCCGGCCGTCATCCAGCTTCCGTGGGGTGTTGAGGCCGACTTCAAGGGCGTCATCGACCTCATCAAGATGAAGGGGCTCATCTGGAGCGCCGAGGCTGCCAAGGGCGAGATGTACGACACCGTCGACATCCCGGCCGACCACGCCGAGGCCGCCCGTGAGTGGCGTGACAAGCTGGTCGAGACCGTCGCCGAGAACGACGACGAGCTGATGGAGCTCTTCCTGGAGGGCACCGAGCCCACCGAGGAGCAGCTGGTCGCGGCCATCCGCCGCGCGACGCTGTCCAGCGCCATCAACCCGGTCCTGTGCGGTACCGCGTTCAAGAACAAGGGCGTGCAGCCCCTGCTCGACGCGATCGTCGCCTACCTCCCCGCGCCGACCGACATCCCGGCCTTCAAGGGCCACGCGGTCGGTAACGAGGAGAAGGTCATCGAGCGTCACGCGGACCCGACCGAGCCGTTCTCCGCGCTGGCCTTCAAGATCGCCAGCGACCCGCACCTGGGCAAGATCACCTACATCCGCATCTACTCGGGCACGCTCGAGGCCGGTTCACAGGTCATCAACTCTGTGAAGGGCAAGAAGGAGCGGATCGGCAAGATCTACCAGATGCACGCCAACAAGCGCGAGGAGCGCCCGTCGGCGATCGCCGGTCAGATCGTGGCCGTCATGGGTCTGAAGGACACCACGACCGGTGACACCCTCTCCGACCCGTCGAACCAGGTCGTGCTCGAGTCGATGACGTTCCCGGCTCCGGTCATCAACGTCGCCATCGAGCCCAAGACCAAGGGCGACCAGGAGAAGCTGTCCACCGCCATCCAGCGGCTGGCCGAGGAGGACCCGTCCTTCCAGGTCCGCCGTGACGAGGAGACCGGTCAGACGGTCATCTGGGGCATGGGCGAGCTTCACCTCGAGATCCTCGTCGACCGCATGCGGCGCGAGTTCAAGGTCGAGGCGAACGTGGGCCGCCCGCAGGTGGCCTACCGCGAGACCATCCGCCGCAAGGTGGAGAAGATCGACTACACCCACAAGAAGCAGACCGGTGGTTCCGGTCAGTTCGCGCGGGTGATCATCAACCTCGAGCCGCTGGGCGAAGGCAACGACGGCTACGAGTTCGAGAACAAGGTCACCGGTGGCCGCGTCCCGAGGGAGTACATCCCGTCGGTCGACGCCGGCGCCCAGGAGGCCGCCGAGTTCGGCGTGCTGGCCGGTTACCCGATGGTGGGCGTGAAGGTTACGCTGACCGACGGTGCGGCCCACGACGTGGACTCCTCGGAAATGGCGTTCAAGATCGCCGGTTCGATGGCCTTCAAGGAGGCCGCGCGCAAGGCGGACGCCGTGCTCCTCGAGCCGATGATGGCCGTCGAGGTGACCACGCCCGAGGACTACATGGGTGACGTCATCGGTGACCTCAACGGTCGCCGCGGGCAGATCCAGGCGATGGACGACCGGGCCGGTGCCAAGGTCGTCCAGGCGCTCGTGCCGCTGTCTGAGATGTTCGGCTACGTGGGTGACCTGCGTAGCAAGACGCAGGGGCGCGCGAGCTACAGCATGCAGTTCGACTCCTACGCGGAGGTGCCTCCGGGCATCGCCAAGGAGATCGTCGCGAAGGCCCGGGGCGAGTAG